Genomic segment of Dehalococcoidia bacterium:
ACTGGGCTGTCGGCCTCTCGCGATGCCATCATCGAGATCGGAGCTGTCCGGTTCGATCGTGAGCGAACGATTGACGAGTTCCAAACACTCGTCAACCCGAGCCGCGAACTGCCGCAGTTCATTCAGGACCTCACAGGCATTACGCAGGCTCAGGTAGACTCTGCCCCTGCGTTCACTCGGATAGCTGACGATTTACGGCGATTCGCGGCAGGTGCTACTCCCGTTGCCCATAACGCAGGATTCGACCTCGGCTTCCTTGCGCAAAACGGCATCGAATTGGGCAGTCGTTTCTGCGACACGTTCGAACTTGCATACCTGGTCCGACCTGCGGCGAAGGGCTACTCTCTACCCCAATTGGCCAGACAACTCTCCATAAACTCGGGACGCTCCCATAGGGCATTGGACGACGCGCATACTGCTCGTGAGGTGTTCCTGGCGCTATTGCCGGAACTGGCCCGGCTCGACCCGGTACTGCTAGCTGAGTTTAGGCGCCTCTCGAGGGAGACGGATTGGAACATCGGTGCCCTACTGGATGCCGCCGAAGACACCGTCGACCTTCATCTCACCTCGCTGACTTCGACAGCCATTGGCGGATTAGACTCCAGAGAGCTTCGGACAAGGCTTTCCCGCCCGCCTCCAATTCAGTCAGAGGAAGACGAACACGCCATAGATCCGGCTACTGTTGCCGAAGCCCTCTCGGATGGAAGCTCATTCTCTGACTCAATTCCCAGTTTCGAGCAGAGAGATGAGCAGATCGAGATGGCGGCAGCAATTGCCGACACTATCAATCGCGGTGGACGGCTGATGGTAGAGGCCGGCACCGGTGTCGGCAAGTCATTGGCCTACCTGCTTCCTGCCGCTCTGTACGCGACCAGGAATGGGAAGCGCGTTGTCGTGTCTACAAACACCATCAACTTGCAGGAGCAGCTGGTTAACAAAGACCTGCCAATGGTGAAGGAGGCGCTTGGGTCGATAGATCCAGGTGCAGCGGATGAGTTTAGATTCTCGTCCCTCAAAGGCCGGGCGAACTATCTGTGCTTCAAGCGCTGGGAAAGAGAGCGACGGGCGTCAAATCTCGATGAAGCTCGCGCAATGATGATCGCCAAGACCACTGGATGGGTAGCGACAACCGAAACTGGGGACCGTGCGGAGTTAAATATTGGGCCCCCTCAGTTCGCATCTGCGTGGAACGCGATGTCCGCACAGCGAGCGTTTGAGTGCCCGGTCCGGGCTGGCGGACCATGCTTCCTACAGGCCGCGAGGAGTAACGCGGAAGCTTCTCACGTGGTGGTTGTTAACCACTCGCTTCTGATTTCCGATCTGGTCTCGGGAGGAAGTGCCATCCCCGAGTACGACATTCTGATTATCGATGAGGCCCATCACCTGGAAGATGTGGCAACCGATCAGCTTACTTTTACGTTTGGACAAAGCGACATTGACGAGATTTTCTCGGACCTGTTGACTGAAGGCGGAGTGCTGGTACGAGTTCAGTCAGCGCTGACTGACAGCGAGATGAGTGATGGCGACCGGGATGTCGCTGAGAGGAATCTCCAGCGCGTGCAGGCCGCATCCCCACGCCTGAGAGATGAGATGCGAAGCCTGCTGAGGACTGTAGGCTCAGTGCTTGCTCCGACCCAGGGGGAACAACAGTCTCAGTACGACAGCCGGGTGCGCATCCTGCAGGTAACACGTGATGCGCCCGAATGGGAGGCTGTCCTTCAACTCTGGGACAATGTTTCTGTATTGCACTCAGAGGTGTCACCCAGCCTTTCAGAGATCTCCGAATCAGTTAGGCTGAACGTACCCGACACTACAGGTGCCAAAGATGCGCTGCTCTCCGATCTGGTGCAAGTACAGATTGGGCTGACTCGTTTCTCCGACAAGGTGGGTGAAATGATCAGCGAACCAGAGGAGGGAGGCATCTACTGGGTCAATTTCAGGCGCCAGTCTTCTGAAGTGACCCTCAACTCTGCTCCTTTGGAAGTTGGCCCCGACCTGCAGGCGAAACTGTACGACGAAAAACGCGCCATCGTAATGACAAGCGCTACCATGAGTACGGACGGTAGTCTCGACCACTCTGCGGACCGGCTGGGATTCGAGCAATCGAGTCACCTGCTGCTGGGATCACCGTTCAACTACTCGGAGCTTGCGCTCCTCCTTACTCCTCCCTCGCTGCCTCACCCCAATTCACCTCAATTTCAACATGCGGTCGAGAATGCGATATTGGAGGCTGCGACAGCCGCGCAGGGCAGCACCATGGCGCTATTCACTTCCCATGGGGCACTGAGAACTACTGCCCGCTCAATTCGCCCTGAGCTTGAGTCGCTTGACATTCAGGTCCTGTCCCAGGGCATGGATGGCCCACCGCAGATGCTGTCTGAGTGGTTTCTTGAGGAGCCGAGGTCTGTTTTGCTGGGAACATCCAGCTTCTGGCAGGGCGTGGACTTCGCGGGTGACTCACTTACCGTTCTGATAATTGCGAGGCTTCCCTTTACGGTTCCTTCCGACCCAATCTTTCAGGCACGTTCCGAGCAATATGGTGACCAAGCCTTCACGAAGTACGCAGTCCCTCAGGCGATCCTCA
This window contains:
- a CDS encoding DEAD/DEAH box helicase: MDDAHTAREVFLALLPELARLDPVLLAEFRRLSRETDWNIGALLDAAEDTVDLHLTSLTSTAIGGLDSRELRTRLSRPPPIQSEEDEHAIDPATVAEALSDGSSFSDSIPSFEQRDEQIEMAAAIADTINRGGRLMVEAGTGVGKSLAYLLPAALYATRNGKRVVVSTNTINLQEQLVNKDLPMVKEALGSIDPGAADEFRFSSLKGRANYLCFKRWERERRASNLDEARAMMIAKTTGWVATTETGDRAELNIGPPQFASAWNAMSAQRAFECPVRAGGPCFLQAARSNAEASHVVVVNHSLLISDLVSGGSAIPEYDILIIDEAHHLEDVATDQLTFTFGQSDIDEIFSDLLTEGGVLVRVQSALTDSEMSDGDRDVAERNLQRVQAASPRLRDEMRSLLRTVGSVLAPTQGEQQSQYDSRVRILQVTRDAPEWEAVLQLWDNVSVLHSEVSPSLSEISESVRLNVPDTTGAKDALLSDLVQVQIGLTRFSDKVGEMISEPEEGGIYWVNFRRQSSEVTLNSAPLEVGPDLQAKLYDEKRAIVMTSATMSTDGSLDHSADRLGFEQSSHLLLGSPFNYSELALLLTPPSLPHPNSPQFQHAVENAILEAATAAQGSTMALFTSHGALRTTARSIRPELESLDIQVLSQGMDGPPQMLSEWFLEEPRSVLLGTSSFWQGVDFAGDSLTVLIIARLPFTVPSDPIFQARSEQYGDQAFTKYAVPQAILKFRQGFGRLIRSSTDRGVAIVLDSRLTGSRYGTRFINSLPKMTVTNGKGQGTQAVVKRWLEYTG